A stretch of Mesorhizobium sp. M2A.F.Ca.ET.046.03.2.1 DNA encodes these proteins:
- a CDS encoding pyridoxal-phosphate dependent enzyme, which yields MSEQTKAPGGADTNLSRLRPPYASVLDLIGQTPIVELTKFDTGKCRLFIKLESQNPGGSIKDRIALSMIAAAEKAGKLRRGGTIVEATAGNTGLGLAQVGIPKGYRIILVVPDKMSREKIQHLRALGAEVRMTRSDVGKGHPEYYQDMAEKIASELPGAFYANQFANPANPLAHETTTGPEIFWQLDGDVDAVVVGVGSGGTLTGLGRFFAKHSPKTEMVLADPVGSVLAPLIKTGKMEEAGSWTVEGIGEDFVPPNADLSLVKKAYSIPDKQSMLAVRDLLSKEGILAGSSSGTLLSAALRYCREQTVPKRVVTFVCDSGNKYLSKVFDDFWLAEQGLAEQEQHGDLRDLVMRSHRTGDTVWVGPEESLLNAYGRMRRSDVSQLPVLDEGRLVGIVDESDILAKVDGPYDGRWDRFNGPVRSAMTSNLHTLQANQTLDALLPVFDRNEVAIVFDGEEFIGLITRIDLINHLRRRAK from the coding sequence ATGAGCGAGCAGACAAAAGCGCCCGGCGGCGCGGACACAAACCTGTCGAGGCTTCGCCCGCCTTACGCTTCGGTGCTCGACCTGATCGGCCAGACGCCGATCGTCGAGCTGACCAAATTCGACACCGGCAAATGCCGGCTGTTCATCAAGCTCGAAAGCCAGAATCCCGGCGGCTCGATCAAGGACCGCATCGCGCTGTCGATGATCGCCGCCGCCGAGAAGGCGGGCAAGTTGAGGCGCGGCGGCACGATCGTCGAGGCCACTGCCGGCAACACCGGCCTCGGCCTTGCCCAGGTCGGCATTCCGAAAGGCTACCGCATCATCCTGGTCGTGCCCGACAAGATGTCGCGCGAGAAGATCCAGCATCTGCGCGCGCTCGGCGCCGAGGTGCGCATGACGCGCTCCGATGTCGGCAAGGGCCACCCCGAATATTACCAGGACATGGCCGAGAAGATCGCTTCCGAGCTGCCCGGCGCGTTCTATGCCAACCAGTTCGCCAACCCGGCCAATCCGCTGGCGCATGAGACGACGACCGGCCCGGAAATCTTTTGGCAGCTCGACGGCGATGTCGACGCGGTGGTGGTCGGTGTCGGCTCCGGCGGCACGCTCACTGGCCTTGGCCGCTTTTTCGCGAAACATTCACCGAAGACCGAGATGGTGCTCGCAGATCCGGTCGGCTCCGTGCTGGCGCCGCTGATCAAGACCGGCAAGATGGAGGAGGCGGGCAGCTGGACGGTCGAGGGCATCGGCGAGGATTTCGTGCCGCCCAATGCCGATCTCTCGCTGGTGAAAAAGGCCTATTCCATCCCCGACAAGCAGAGCATGCTGGCGGTGCGCGATCTCTTGTCCAAGGAAGGCATCCTCGCTGGTTCGTCCTCGGGCACGCTGTTGTCGGCCGCACTTCGCTATTGCCGCGAGCAGACGGTGCCCAAGCGCGTCGTGACCTTCGTCTGCGACAGCGGCAACAAGTACCTGTCGAAAGTCTTCGACGATTTCTGGCTGGCAGAGCAGGGCCTTGCCGAGCAGGAGCAGCATGGCGACTTGCGCGACCTCGTCATGCGCTCGCACCGCACAGGCGACACCGTCTGGGTCGGCCCGGAGGAAAGCCTGCTCAACGCCTATGGCCGCATGCGCCGTTCCGATGTCTCGCAACTGCCGGTGCTGGATGAGGGCAGGCTGGTCGGCATCGTCGACGAAAGCGATATCCTGGCCAAGGTCGACGGCCCCTATGACGGCCGCTGGGATCGCTTCAACGGCCCGGTGCGCTCCGCCATGACGTCGAACCTGCACACGCTGCAGGCCAACCAGACGCTGGACGCGCTGCTGCCTGTCTTCGACCGCAACGAGGTCGCCATCGTCTTCGATGGCGAGGAGTTCATCGGCCTGATAACCCGTATCGACCTGATCAACCATCTGAGGCGCCGCGCAAAATGA
- a CDS encoding GIY-YIG nuclease family protein, whose translation MTGYVYMTASQKGGTIYIGVTNDLARRMPEHKTGQGSSFTSRYGVQRLVWYEEYFDIADAVQRETSLKRWPRQWKIDLIETTNPEWFELFRGIGW comes from the coding sequence ATGACCGGCTACGTCTACATGACCGCGAGCCAGAAAGGCGGCACGATCTATATCGGTGTCACCAATGACCTTGCTCGTCGCATGCCCGAGCACAAGACTGGCCAAGGCTCCAGCTTCACCAGCCGCTACGGCGTGCAGCGTCTGGTCTGGTACGAGGAATACTTCGACATCGCCGATGCAGTTCAGCGTGAGACGTCATTGAAGCGCTGGCCACGGCAGTGGAAGATTGATTTGATCGAGACGACTAATCCCGAGTGGTTCGAGCTCTTTCGCGGAATTGGCTGGTGA
- a CDS encoding FAD/NAD(P)-binding protein, with protein MVGRGNSIIIVGGGASGVVLAAHLLMSSNSDLRVTLIEKRPHFGQGMAYSTLLSAHVLNVKASGMSAYADDPTHFARWVLERGFAKPDQGPFYAPRSLYARYLRELLDDLVERERETGRLRLIAEESLSISPTSAGVEVVLANGTSVVGHLAVLATGHDEQPGAFQGHAIRMGTEADTALDPQAGVLLLGTGLSMVDAFLSLEQRGHRGPIVAVSRRGLLPSPHRKGNPIKLDIADIPLGTELSYFVGWFRNLIRETQKAGGDWRDVVDGLRPFNQTIWQNWPSSAKRRFVEHTKAWWDIHRHRMAPEVYQRVTEAVSSGRIRLVAGRIVNVEANGGFTVKIQPRGTQDIETLQVARLYDCMGIARDISRTSNGLVRALIERGVARPDPLRLGLDVTAKCELIAADGTVSSKLLAVGPLTRGTFFEIDAIPDIRVQCAKLSKQLLG; from the coding sequence ATGGTTGGACGCGGCAACTCCATCATCATTGTCGGCGGCGGCGCCAGCGGCGTGGTGCTGGCCGCGCATTTGCTGATGTCGTCAAACTCTGATCTGCGCGTCACGCTGATCGAGAAGCGTCCGCATTTCGGCCAGGGCATGGCCTATTCCACTTTGCTGTCGGCGCATGTGCTCAACGTCAAAGCCTCCGGGATGAGCGCCTATGCCGACGACCCCACCCATTTCGCGCGCTGGGTGCTTGAGCGCGGCTTCGCCAAACCCGACCAGGGGCCATTCTATGCGCCGCGCAGTCTCTATGCCCGTTACCTGAGGGAGCTGCTCGACGATCTGGTGGAACGTGAGCGCGAGACCGGCCGGTTGCGGCTGATTGCCGAGGAGAGCCTGTCGATCTCGCCGACGTCGGCTGGTGTCGAGGTGGTGCTCGCCAACGGCACCAGCGTCGTTGGCCATCTGGCCGTGCTTGCCACCGGCCATGACGAGCAGCCCGGCGCCTTCCAGGGCCACGCCATCCGCATGGGCACGGAGGCCGACACCGCGCTCGATCCGCAAGCCGGTGTCCTGCTGCTCGGCACGGGCCTCAGCATGGTCGACGCCTTCCTGTCGCTGGAACAGCGCGGCCATCGCGGCCCGATCGTCGCGGTATCGCGGCGCGGCCTGCTGCCGTCGCCGCATCGCAAGGGCAACCCGATCAAGCTCGACATCGCCGACATCCCACTCGGCACGGAGCTTTCCTATTTCGTCGGCTGGTTCCGCAACCTGATCCGCGAGACCCAGAAGGCCGGCGGCGACTGGCGCGACGTGGTCGATGGGTTGCGGCCCTTCAACCAGACGATCTGGCAGAACTGGCCGTCCTCCGCCAAGCGCCGCTTCGTCGAGCACACCAAGGCCTGGTGGGACATCCACCGCCACCGCATGGCGCCGGAAGTCTACCAGCGCGTCACCGAGGCGGTCAGTTCGGGCCGCATCCGCCTCGTCGCCGGCAGGATCGTGAATGTCGAGGCGAACGGCGGCTTCACCGTAAAAATCCAGCCGCGCGGCACGCAGGATATCGAGACCCTGCAGGTCGCCCGCCTTTATGATTGCATGGGCATCGCCCGCGACATTTCGAGGACCTCTAACGGCCTCGTGCGCGCGCTGATCGAGCGTGGCGTGGCGCGGCCGGATCCGCTGCGCCTCGGGCTCGACGTCACCGCGAAATGCGAGCTGATCGCGGCCGACGGCACGGTGTCGTCGAAGCTGCTCGCCGTCGGCCCGCTGACGCGCGGCACCTTCTTCGAGATCGACGCCATTCCCGACATCCGCGTGCAGTGCGCGAAGCTGAGCAAGCAGCTGCTGGGGTGA
- the tauA gene encoding taurine ABC transporter substrate-binding protein, with translation MSILSRRDLLLSSAAALAGAALLGPASAEDLKITIGYQTVVEPSKVPQADGAYEKATKAAIDWRKFDSGADVIAAIASGSVDIGYVGSSPLAAAASRELPIQTIFVVGLIGPSEALVARNGSGIEKVADLAGKKVAVPFVSTTHYSLLAALKHENVDPKSVQILNLRPPEIAAAFARGDIDAAYVWDPALGQVKTSGKVVLDSSQVAAWGAPTFDAWIVRTDFAEKHPEAVRDFVKVTGEAYAKFLAKPEAWSVSSPEAGKIAKLTGAKLEEVPELLKGYVFPSLEEQASDKFLGGATVKAVAAASAFLKEQGKVDAVLPDYSKYVTAKYASEALASN, from the coding sequence ATGTCAATCCTTTCACGACGCGATCTGTTGCTTTCGTCGGCCGCCGCTCTTGCCGGCGCCGCCCTGCTCGGCCCTGCCAGCGCCGAGGATCTCAAGATCACCATCGGCTACCAGACGGTGGTCGAGCCTTCGAAAGTGCCGCAGGCGGACGGCGCCTATGAAAAGGCGACCAAGGCGGCGATCGACTGGCGCAAGTTCGATTCCGGCGCCGACGTCATCGCCGCGATCGCCTCCGGCTCGGTCGATATCGGCTATGTCGGCTCTAGCCCGCTGGCCGCGGCCGCCAGCCGCGAGCTACCGATCCAGACCATCTTCGTCGTCGGGCTGATCGGTCCGTCGGAGGCGCTGGTCGCCCGCAACGGCTCCGGCATCGAGAAGGTCGCGGATCTGGCCGGCAAGAAGGTCGCCGTGCCGTTCGTCTCGACCACGCATTACAGCCTGCTCGCGGCGCTGAAGCATGAGAATGTCGATCCGAAGTCGGTGCAGATCCTCAATCTGAGGCCGCCGGAGATCGCCGCCGCCTTCGCGCGCGGCGACATCGACGCGGCCTATGTCTGGGACCCGGCGCTCGGCCAGGTGAAGACGTCCGGCAAGGTGGTGCTGGACTCTTCGCAGGTAGCCGCCTGGGGCGCGCCGACCTTCGACGCCTGGATCGTGCGCACCGATTTCGCCGAAAAGCACCCCGAAGCCGTGCGCGACTTCGTCAAGGTGACCGGCGAAGCCTATGCCAAGTTCCTCGCCAAGCCGGAGGCCTGGTCGGTGTCATCGCCGGAAGCCGGCAAGATCGCCAAGCTCACCGGCGCCAAGCTGGAAGAGGTGCCGGAGCTGCTCAAGGGCTATGTCTTCCCGTCGCTTGAAGAACAGGCTTCGGACAAGTTCCTCGGCGGCGCAACCGTCAAGGCCGTCGCGGCGGCGTCCGCCTTCCTCAAGGAGCAGGGCAAGGTCGACGCCGTGCTGCCCGACTATTCGAAATATGTGACGGCGAAATATGCCAGCGAGGCGCTCGCCTCGAACTGA